From the genome of Scytonema hofmannii PCC 7110, one region includes:
- a CDS encoding UPF0175 family protein has protein sequence MSEINYPQLWDGRPRPSFVTSRITGGQISNIFDTLGVKGLLKSKTMSFLIPDDIIRATKMTEDELKLEIAIMLYKQEKISSGKVRAWTGLTVIEFQHELAKRGLYINYDVEDFQADLRTLQSMDLL, from the coding sequence TTGTCAGAAATAAATTATCCCCAATTGTGGGATGGGCGTCCTCGCCCGTCCTTTGTTACCTCAAGAATTACAGGTGGACAAATCTCTAATATTTTCGATACCTTAGGAGTGAAAGGTCTGCTAAAATCAAAAACGATGAGTTTTCTAATTCCTGATGATATCATCCGAGCCACAAAAATGACTGAGGATGAACTGAAGCTAGAAATTGCTATTATGCTGTATAAGCAAGAAAAAATAAGCAGTGGCAAAGTTCGTGCTTGGACTGGACTCACAGTTATTGAATTCCAACATGAATTGGCAAAAAGAGGACTTTATATCAACTATGATGTTGAAGATTTTCAGGCAGATCTTAGAACGTTGCAATCAATGGATTTGCTGTGA
- the ccsB gene encoding c-type cytochrome biogenesis protein CcsB — MNLVALQNWLDNASFAVLFITMLVYWFGTAFPNIPALPTLGTAGMAIANLCIATLLGARWLEAGYFPLSNLYESLFFLVWGITTVHLIAENTSRSHLVGVVTAPVAMAITAFATLSLPSEMQSSAPLVPALKSNWLMMHVSVMMLSYSALMVGSLLAIAFLLVTRGQDIQLQGSSVGTGGYRSNGYRLHKVGEAVSHAQAFTGENNGVTRVESNPNGKTVVLDLVTVPQSSTMATAEPLSPQRLSLAETLDNISYRVIGLGFPLLTIGIIAGGVWANEAWGSYWSWDPKETWALITWLVFASYLHSRITRGWQGRSPAILAASGFVVVWICYLGVNLLGKGLHSYGWFF, encoded by the coding sequence ATGAATCTGGTTGCACTCCAGAATTGGCTAGATAATGCCTCCTTTGCTGTCTTATTTATAACAATGCTCGTGTATTGGTTTGGGACAGCATTTCCAAATATTCCCGCCCTTCCTACTTTGGGAACAGCCGGGATGGCGATCGCTAACTTGTGCATTGCTACCCTTTTAGGGGCAAGATGGCTGGAAGCGGGATATTTTCCCCTAAGTAATTTGTATGAATCGCTATTTTTCCTCGTTTGGGGAATTACCACCGTCCATCTGATTGCAGAAAATACAAGCCGCAGTCATTTGGTCGGAGTTGTGACTGCACCCGTCGCCATGGCTATCACAGCTTTTGCGACTTTGTCACTACCATCAGAAATGCAATCATCTGCACCCTTGGTTCCTGCACTTAAGTCAAATTGGCTGATGATGCACGTTAGCGTTATGATGTTGAGTTATTCAGCTTTGATGGTAGGTTCGCTACTGGCGATCGCTTTTCTGTTGGTAACTCGCGGTCAAGACATTCAACTACAGGGTAGTTCTGTAGGAACTGGCGGTTATCGCAGCAATGGCTATCGATTGCACAAAGTTGGTGAAGCAGTCTCTCACGCACAAGCATTTACTGGTGAGAATAATGGAGTAACCCGTGTTGAGAGCAACCCTAACGGGAAAACTGTGGTTTTAGACTTAGTGACTGTTCCTCAGTCGTCAACTATGGCAACAGCCGAACCGCTTTCACCCCAACGCCTTAGTCTTGCGGAAACCCTAGATAACATTAGCTATCGCGTTATTGGCTTGGGTTTTCCCTTGCTAACCATTGGTATTATTGCCGGTGGAGTTTGGGCGAATGAAGCATGGGGTTCTTACTGGAGTTGGGACCCTAAAGAAACTTGGGCGCTCATCACTTGGTTAGTTTTTGCTTCTTACCTCCACTCCCGCATCACTCGCGGTTGGCAAGGTCGTAGCCCTGCAATTTTAGCAGCTAGCGGCTTTGTTGTTGTTTGGATTTGTTACTTGGGAGTTAATCTTTTGGGTAAAGGTTTACACTCATACGGTTGGTTCTTTTAG
- a CDS encoding DUF3352 domain-containing protein translates to MTLPIVSVLMKKDKKPSLVLTLSSAGLLIGGGAAAYWLLTQDKPFSRDLLPGANIIPQDALFAVSFTTDSSQWQKLREFGTKETQTELDTNIVQLQERFLISNGYDFQKDIRPWVGDQIAVAVLAPEVSKATSKPVTTNANVIGNEQSLVMVLPIKNKEVAKSILSQPKAPKGGKWIDRSYENIAIKETEGQAGEKFSAAVVDDNFLVITDNPKATEKAINAYKRKTSLADSPGFAENYPKIAIYQPFAQFYVNVPFSAKIAASGDRSLPSPVLSQLQNNQGLAGSLSLESEGIRIKGVSWLNPNSQRVLVTENSAGKMQNRLPAETLLMLSGGNLKQLWADYALTSQGNPRSPMTPEQLREGVKSLTELDLERDLLSWMGGEFSLSIVPNIAKEGSSEDFRAAFVFMVEASDRNRAETALKQLDEVIKNQYQFQIKYTTVADRPVVNWVGPFGTLTATRGWLDGNVAFLALGAPVSERILPKPNYPFASTTIFQTTVPKEPNPTNGQFFIDVERTAKNFPLASFVPIKQTWIDATRSMGVTSAVSDNRSIRYDIFITMKKVENSGPLPTPTASTSPGT, encoded by the coding sequence GCAGGATTGCTGATTGGTGGGGGTGCAGCCGCATATTGGCTGTTGACTCAAGACAAACCATTCTCTAGAGATTTGCTACCAGGAGCAAATATTATTCCTCAAGATGCTCTATTTGCAGTTTCTTTTACGACCGACTCCAGTCAATGGCAAAAGTTGCGAGAGTTTGGAACCAAAGAAACTCAAACAGAACTGGATACTAATATAGTGCAGCTTCAGGAACGCTTTCTGATAAGTAACGGCTACGATTTCCAGAAAGATATTCGTCCTTGGGTGGGTGACCAAATTGCAGTTGCAGTTCTTGCGCCTGAGGTGAGCAAAGCCACGTCTAAACCAGTAACGACTAACGCAAATGTAATTGGTAACGAACAGTCGCTTGTGATGGTTTTGCCTATCAAAAATAAAGAAGTTGCTAAAAGTATACTGTCACAACCCAAAGCGCCCAAAGGCGGCAAATGGATTGACCGTTCTTACGAGAATATTGCCATCAAAGAAACTGAAGGACAAGCTGGGGAAAAATTCTCAGCAGCCGTAGTGGATGATAATTTTTTAGTTATTACTGACAACCCAAAAGCAACAGAAAAGGCAATTAATGCCTATAAACGGAAGACATCCTTGGCTGATTCTCCAGGTTTTGCAGAAAACTATCCAAAAATTGCCATTTATCAGCCCTTTGCTCAGTTTTATGTTAATGTACCTTTCTCTGCCAAAATAGCCGCATCTGGCGATCGCTCTTTACCCTCACCCGTTCTCTCTCAACTTCAAAATAACCAAGGTTTGGCAGGAAGTCTTTCTTTAGAATCAGAAGGAATCAGGATCAAAGGTGTTTCCTGGTTGAATCCAAACTCTCAAAGAGTTTTGGTAACAGAAAATAGTGCAGGCAAAATGCAAAATCGCCTCCCCGCAGAAACTTTGTTGATGCTGTCGGGAGGGAATTTAAAGCAATTGTGGGCAGATTATGCTTTAACTTCTCAAGGAAATCCGCGATCGCCAATGACACCAGAACAATTGCGAGAAGGAGTCAAATCTCTAACCGAGCTTGATTTAGAGCGAGATCTTCTGAGTTGGATGGGCGGAGAATTTTCGCTCTCAATTGTTCCAAATATTGCTAAAGAAGGCTCATCAGAAGACTTTAGGGCAGCTTTTGTCTTTATGGTAGAAGCAAGCGATCGCAATCGTGCTGAAACTGCTCTCAAACAGCTAGATGAAGTGATCAAAAATCAATACCAGTTTCAAATCAAGTACACAACAGTAGCAGATAGACCTGTTGTCAATTGGGTGGGACCCTTTGGAACCTTAACTGCTACACGCGGCTGGTTAGATGGAAACGTTGCTTTTTTAGCATTGGGTGCGCCTGTCAGCGAGAGAATACTGCCCAAACCAAATTACCCCTTTGCTAGCACGACAATTTTCCAAACAACTGTACCCAAAGAACCCAACCCTACAAATGGGCAATTTTTTATAGATGTGGAACGAACAGCTAAAAATTTTCCTTTAGCATCCTTTGTACCTATCAAACAAACTTGGATAGACGCAACACGTTCAATGGGTGTGACATCAGCCGTCAGCGATAACCGCAGTATTCGCTATGACATTTTTATTACAATGAAAAAAGTTGAAAATTCCGGTCCACTACCAACTCCTACAGCTAGTACCTCACCTGGCACATGA